From one Mycolicibacterium sp. HK-90 genomic stretch:
- a CDS encoding EspA/EspE family type VII secretion system effector, giving the protein MKSLGNVAAFGEACGSPVLAAGQRVIESIKLTTGIGNPDTGMRFGVGAQGFAAAVQTLTMALPENGWTGAGSTAYRGRNDKLRGDSQTMADADRLVASVLSREAEQIAVTRDGLDRQSDWLGQMSLIACAVGALSPAGRAAQAKAEMEMVAKAVGESTSQLMTMRDQVTVNAAEVRDAVSLYAAITADPERDGDDDPAPTLGELTEEPTESEEAAGDETAEPTADTAGPAPAAASASVGAAGPPSPNGPAAAPPASAPVTVPSQSAPAATASPAAPGGDVAGALAGVIGPIIGSIAGIIGGIAQAAGQAAQIATQSAGQAAQAGQADQSADPIGADSVNGTGSADEFEKRDNGKDDESGEDDRGATAEPPGEDELTEALPDAGPDGDSAGEGDDGPAMTLPPDFGEASTGMAGQEPQAAYVSTDLEHGQLRRPVPATLERGIPGSAAALTG; this is encoded by the coding sequence ATGCGGTTCGGCGTGGGCGCGCAAGGCTTTGCTGCTGCCGTACAGACGCTGACTATGGCATTGCCCGAGAACGGCTGGACCGGCGCAGGGTCGACGGCCTACCGGGGTCGGAACGACAAGCTGCGCGGCGACTCACAAACGATGGCGGATGCCGACCGGCTGGTGGCATCCGTGTTGTCCCGCGAGGCCGAACAGATAGCGGTGACCCGGGACGGGCTCGACCGGCAATCCGACTGGCTGGGCCAGATGAGCCTGATCGCGTGTGCAGTCGGGGCTCTCTCCCCTGCCGGCCGCGCCGCGCAGGCGAAGGCCGAGATGGAGATGGTGGCCAAGGCGGTCGGTGAGTCGACGAGTCAGCTGATGACGATGCGCGACCAGGTCACCGTCAACGCCGCCGAGGTGCGCGACGCGGTCAGCCTGTACGCCGCAATCACCGCAGACCCCGAGCGGGACGGCGACGACGATCCGGCGCCGACCCTCGGTGAACTGACCGAGGAACCTACCGAATCCGAGGAAGCTGCGGGTGATGAAACCGCCGAGCCGACGGCCGACACTGCCGGGCCTGCACCCGCAGCTGCATCTGCGTCGGTGGGAGCTGCTGGTCCGCCGTCGCCGAATGGTCCTGCCGCTGCACCGCCGGCCTCTGCGCCCGTCACCGTGCCATCCCAGAGTGCGCCTGCGGCCACCGCCTCGCCTGCTGCTCCTGGCGGCGACGTGGCGGGCGCGCTGGCCGGCGTGATCGGCCCGATCATCGGATCGATCGCGGGGATCATCGGCGGAATCGCGCAGGCGGCAGGTCAGGCGGCGCAAATCGCCACTCAAAGTGCCGGGCAGGCTGCTCAAGCGGGGCAGGCGGACCAGAGTGCCGATCCGATCGGCGCAGACTCGGTCAACGGGACCGGCTCAGCTGATGAGTTCGAGAAGCGGGATAACGGCAAAGACGACGAGTCCGGCGAGGACGATCGAGGAGCCACCGCGGAACCCCCGGGCGAAGACGAGCTGACGGAAGCACTGCCTGATGCGGGCCCAGATGGCGATTCCGCTGGCGAAGGTGACGACGGACCTGCGATGACGTTGCCGCCGGACTTCGGGGAAGCCTCCACGGGCATGGCTGGGCAGGAGCCGCAGGCGGCGTATGTATCGACGGATTTGGAGCACGGCCAGCTACGCCGGCCGGTGCCCGCTACATTAGAGCGCGGTATTCCTGGATCTGCTGCCGCGCTCACTGGGTAG
- a CDS encoding ESX-1 secretion-associated protein, whose translation MSGDLRVVTAHLHELSSRQGQAASGLTMATGAVDGVDSSVRATHGPISSSTATAVQAALNARRAAGTSLARASQHLGEKLADAAGRYDQTDSATGGVLDGTIR comes from the coding sequence ATGTCGGGAGATTTGCGGGTTGTCACCGCTCATTTGCACGAGCTGTCGAGCAGACAGGGGCAGGCTGCATCTGGCCTGACGATGGCCACCGGGGCGGTCGACGGTGTCGACAGCTCGGTGCGCGCGACGCACGGACCAATTTCGTCGTCGACCGCCACAGCGGTCCAGGCGGCGCTGAATGCACGTCGAGCCGCGGGAACGAGCTTGGCCCGGGCCTCGCAACACCTCGGCGAAAAGCTCGCTGATGCGGCCGGCAGATACGACCAGACGGACTCGGCCACGGGCGGCGTCCTCGACGGAACCATTCGGTAG
- a CDS encoding ESX secretion-associated protein EspG, translating to MTTPYEIDASAPPIDDVVAVELTIDGTLVVADKLGLTDFPPSMGIRLNIPQPDLRKTVWEQVERDLTAQGVLDVFGKPHPEVAAMLDTLSRPDRTIEGRWWRRDLGGKMIRFVVCRKGGRHVVAARDNDMLVLQRVAAQVGLAGMVNTVLGEGRPANVEPLTGVAATLANCRTADELTGYGIPPTSARVYASIISSPDSWVELVATERHPGGTTSQVDVAAGVLDSKHGRLVSIPRRVNGELYGSFLTGTRDNLQRALDGLVEFLPSGSWYDKPDSDSSYLH from the coding sequence ATGACTACTCCCTACGAAATCGATGCCAGCGCACCGCCGATCGATGACGTGGTCGCGGTCGAGCTGACCATCGACGGGACCCTGGTGGTCGCCGACAAGCTGGGGCTGACGGATTTCCCGCCCTCGATGGGCATCCGGCTGAACATTCCCCAGCCCGATCTGCGCAAGACCGTGTGGGAACAGGTCGAGCGTGACCTCACGGCCCAGGGCGTGCTCGATGTCTTCGGCAAGCCGCACCCTGAGGTGGCTGCCATGCTCGACACGTTGAGCCGGCCGGATCGCACGATCGAGGGACGCTGGTGGCGTCGTGACCTTGGCGGAAAGATGATCCGGTTCGTGGTTTGCCGCAAAGGAGGCCGGCACGTCGTCGCCGCCCGGGACAACGACATGCTGGTGCTGCAGCGGGTGGCGGCGCAGGTTGGCCTTGCCGGAATGGTGAATACCGTGCTCGGAGAGGGTAGGCCGGCCAATGTCGAGCCGCTGACCGGCGTCGCGGCAACCCTGGCAAATTGCCGGACCGCCGACGAGCTCACCGGCTACGGCATCCCACCGACCTCGGCCCGGGTGTACGCAAGCATCATCTCCTCGCCCGACAGCTGGGTGGAGCTGGTGGCGACGGAGCGGCATCCTGGCGGCACCACCTCTCAGGTGGATGTCGCCGCCGGTGTGTTGGATTCCAAGCATGGGCGCCTCGTTTCGATTCCGCGTCGGGTCAACGGGGAGCTCTACGGGAGCTTCCTGACCGGCACCAGGGACAATCTTCAGCGCGCCCTCGACGGGTTGGTCGAGTTCCTGCCGTCAGGCTCGTGGTACGACAAGCCTGATTCGGATAGTTCCTACCTGCACTGA
- a CDS encoding YbaB/EbfC family DNA-binding protein, translated as MGDFPPHDPDDDDDDYDGLSALDFTYSDDGSDKAALDALGTYNDVAFSGDPGADDGASPDERSAPEESSLVVPLFTVTNPPETVTVTVFMDGRVREIELAPKAINLTERDLAEEILVIADLAAKQAKSAQYSSMLAGMREHGHDDAATRDFLTRDLDLLTPEQADDARAQVFATRYGGDDG; from the coding sequence GTGGGTGACTTTCCGCCACATGATCCGGACGACGACGATGACGACTATGACGGCCTCTCGGCGTTGGATTTCACGTACTCGGACGACGGTTCGGACAAAGCGGCCCTGGATGCGCTCGGGACTTACAACGACGTTGCGTTCTCCGGCGATCCGGGTGCAGACGACGGAGCAAGTCCGGACGAACGATCAGCGCCCGAGGAATCGAGCCTTGTCGTACCGTTGTTCACCGTCACCAATCCGCCGGAAACCGTCACGGTGACGGTGTTCATGGATGGCCGCGTGCGTGAGATCGAGTTGGCGCCGAAAGCCATCAACCTGACCGAACGGGATCTCGCCGAAGAGATCCTGGTCATCGCGGATTTGGCCGCCAAACAGGCGAAGTCCGCCCAGTACTCGTCCATGCTCGCGGGAATGCGCGAGCATGGGCACGACGACGCGGCGACCCGCGATTTCCTCACCCGTGACCTGGACTTGCTCACCCCGGAGCAGGCTGACGATGCTCGAGCCCAGGTCTTTGCGACCCGCTATGGAGGCGATGATGGCTGA
- the eccA gene encoding type VII secretion AAA-ATPase EccA codes for MADHLAGMFGSAVGMLSGSPARSLEIFTEITTYDEAACDAWVGRIRCGDTDRVTLFRAWYSRSNFGQLAGSAEISMNGVGARVPIGGIYGKDISYPINSPLAITMGFAVQEAAEGNYADAMEALEDAPAGGSDHLVAWVKAVIYGAAQRWTDVIEQVRGADRWPDKFLAAAAGVAHGVAAANLGLFTEADRRLTEANDTPAGQACAPAIAWYLAMARRYQGNEESAQVLLEWLQANFPEPKVTAALRDPAYRLETTTAEKIASRTDPWDPSSVVADTSGRDKLLAEAQAELDRQIGLSRVKEQIEAYRAATQMARIRAARGMKVAQTSKHMIFAGPPGTGKTTIARVVANILAGLGVIAEPKLIETSRKDFVAEYEGQSAVKTAKTIDRALGGVLFIDEAYTLVQERDGRADPFGTEALDTLLARMENDRDRLVVIIAGYSNDIDRLLETNDGLRSRFATRIEFDSYSPDDIVDITKVIAKANDSQLDEEAAKRVHEAAMLLSQRTLNGKPALDIAGNGRYARQLVEAGEQNRDMRLARSMDFENLGVEQLSEVNGDDMAAAIAAVHSRLNIGE; via the coding sequence ATGGCTGACCACCTTGCTGGAATGTTCGGTAGCGCGGTCGGCATGCTGTCTGGTTCGCCGGCCCGCTCGCTCGAAATATTCACCGAGATCACCACGTACGACGAGGCCGCGTGTGACGCGTGGGTCGGTCGTATCCGGTGCGGCGACACCGATCGGGTGACCTTGTTTCGGGCTTGGTATTCACGCTCGAACTTCGGCCAGCTGGCGGGATCGGCCGAAATCTCGATGAACGGCGTCGGTGCGCGGGTGCCGATCGGCGGGATCTACGGCAAGGACATCTCCTACCCGATCAACTCGCCCCTGGCGATCACCATGGGTTTCGCCGTCCAGGAGGCGGCCGAGGGCAACTATGCCGATGCGATGGAGGCCTTGGAGGACGCCCCCGCCGGCGGGTCCGACCATCTGGTGGCCTGGGTCAAGGCCGTGATCTACGGAGCCGCTCAACGTTGGACCGATGTGATCGAGCAGGTGCGCGGCGCGGATCGGTGGCCGGACAAGTTCCTGGCCGCGGCGGCCGGCGTGGCCCACGGGGTGGCGGCGGCCAATCTCGGGTTGTTCACCGAGGCCGACCGTCGGCTCACCGAGGCCAACGACACCCCGGCCGGTCAGGCATGTGCACCGGCGATTGCCTGGTACCTGGCGATGGCCCGGCGGTACCAGGGCAACGAGGAGTCCGCCCAGGTGCTGCTGGAATGGCTCCAAGCTAACTTCCCTGAGCCCAAAGTCACTGCGGCGCTGCGTGATCCGGCGTATCGGCTGGAGACAACCACGGCCGAGAAGATCGCGTCGCGCACCGATCCGTGGGATCCCTCCAGCGTGGTGGCCGACACGTCGGGGCGGGACAAGCTGCTGGCCGAGGCACAGGCCGAGCTAGACCGGCAGATCGGGCTCAGCCGGGTCAAGGAGCAGATCGAGGCTTACCGGGCGGCCACCCAGATGGCCCGGATCCGTGCCGCCCGCGGCATGAAGGTGGCCCAGACCTCCAAGCACATGATCTTCGCCGGCCCACCCGGTACCGGCAAGACGACGATCGCACGTGTGGTCGCAAACATCCTGGCCGGCCTCGGTGTGATCGCCGAACCCAAGCTGATCGAGACCTCGCGTAAGGACTTCGTCGCCGAGTACGAGGGACAGTCCGCCGTCAAGACCGCCAAGACGATCGACCGGGCACTCGGCGGGGTGCTGTTCATCGACGAGGCCTACACGCTGGTGCAGGAGCGCGACGGCCGCGCCGACCCGTTCGGTACCGAGGCGTTGGATACCCTGCTGGCCCGGATGGAGAACGACCGCGACCGGTTGGTGGTCATCATCGCCGGCTACAGCAACGACATCGACCGCTTGCTGGAGACAAACGACGGTTTGCGTTCGCGTTTCGCAACCCGAATCGAGTTCGACTCGTACTCGCCCGACGACATCGTCGACATCACCAAAGTCATTGCCAAAGCCAATGACTCGCAGCTCGACGAGGAAGCGGCCAAGCGGGTGCACGAGGCGGCGATGCTGTTGAGCCAGCGCACCCTGAACGGCAAACCGGCACTCGACATCGCCGGTAACGGTCGCTACGCGCGGCAGCTGGTGGAGGCCGGCGAGCAGAACCGCGACATGCGGTTGGCCCGGTCGATGGACTTCGAGAATCTGGGTGTCGAGCAGCTCAGTGAGGTCAACGGGGATGACATGGCGGCGGCGATCGCGGCGGTTCACAGCCGCCTGAACATCGGCGAATAG
- the eccB gene encoding type VII secretion protein EccB has product MAGFRLTTKVQVSGWRFLLRRVEHAIVRRDTRMFDDPLQFYSRAVFAGIVISVVVCLGAALMAYFKPLGKQGSDQLLVDRTTNQLYVMLPGTNLLRPVYNLTSARLVLGSSGNPAAVKSEELNRLPKGQPIGIPGAPYATPTGAPASRWALCDTVAKADSSAPKVEQAVLIRSLATNLGVGPMQANQGMLVSFEGANWLVTAEGRHSIDLADRAVTSAVGIPVTAKATPISEGLFNALANVGPWQLPAIPAAGAPNTVGLPENLVIGSVFRTATESDPQHYVVLPDGVARVNAPTAAALRATNSYGLLQPPSVEASIVAKIAEQVYVSPLPDEPLEVLLRQDSPVLCWAWQREPGDQAPKTTVIAGRRLPIPPSAVGTGIDQIGGDATVYIEGGQFVRLQSPDPRVGESLYYIDPQGVRYGVANDDAAKNLGLSGPVNAPWQVVGLLVEGPVLSKEAALLEHDTLPADPNPRKVEGTQGS; this is encoded by the coding sequence ATGGCAGGCTTCCGGCTCACCACGAAGGTCCAGGTCAGCGGCTGGCGTTTCCTGCTGCGCCGCGTCGAACACGCGATCGTGCGCCGGGACACCCGGATGTTCGACGACCCGTTGCAGTTCTACAGCCGCGCGGTGTTCGCCGGGATCGTGATTTCGGTGGTGGTCTGCCTGGGCGCGGCCCTGATGGCGTACTTCAAGCCGTTGGGCAAGCAGGGCAGCGACCAGTTGCTGGTTGACCGCACCACCAATCAGCTCTACGTGATGTTGCCTGGTACCAATTTGTTGCGCCCGGTGTACAACCTGACCTCGGCCCGGCTGGTTCTAGGCAGCTCCGGCAACCCGGCCGCGGTGAAATCCGAGGAGCTGAATCGGCTCCCCAAGGGGCAGCCGATCGGGATTCCGGGTGCGCCGTATGCGACGCCGACGGGTGCGCCCGCATCGCGGTGGGCGCTGTGTGACACCGTCGCCAAGGCTGACAGCTCAGCGCCCAAGGTCGAACAGGCCGTCTTGATCCGTTCGCTCGCAACGAATCTGGGCGTCGGCCCGATGCAAGCGAACCAGGGCATGCTGGTGTCTTTCGAAGGCGCCAACTGGCTGGTCACCGCGGAAGGACGGCACAGCATCGACCTCGCCGACAGGGCGGTGACCTCGGCGGTCGGTATCCCGGTCACCGCGAAGGCCACGCCGATATCTGAGGGACTGTTCAATGCCCTGGCCAATGTGGGTCCGTGGCAGCTCCCGGCAATCCCGGCCGCCGGCGCGCCGAATACCGTTGGGCTGCCAGAAAATCTGGTGATCGGGTCGGTGTTCCGGACCGCAACCGAATCCGATCCGCAGCATTACGTGGTCTTGCCGGACGGGGTCGCCCGCGTCAACGCCCCGACCGCAGCGGCGTTGCGCGCCACCAACTCCTACGGCCTGCTACAGCCTCCGTCGGTCGAGGCCAGCATAGTCGCCAAGATCGCCGAGCAGGTGTACGTTTCGCCGCTCCCGGACGAACCGTTGGAGGTACTGCTGCGGCAGGACTCGCCGGTGTTGTGTTGGGCGTGGCAGCGCGAACCGGGCGACCAGGCGCCGAAGACCACCGTCATCGCAGGCCGTCGGCTGCCGATTCCGCCGTCCGCGGTCGGCACCGGTATCGACCAGATCGGCGGTGACGCAACGGTGTACATCGAAGGCGGCCAGTTTGTACGGCTGCAGTCGCCGGATCCGCGGGTGGGCGAGAGTCTGTACTACATCGACCCACAAGGCGTTCGCTACGGCGTCGCCAACGACGATGCCGCCAAGAATCTGGGCTTGTCCGGTCCGGTGAACGCACCGTGGCAGGTCGTCGGGCTGCTGGTGGAGGGCCCGGTGCTGTCGAAGGAAGCCGCGCTGTTGGAGCACGACACGCTGCCCGCCGACCCGAACCCACGCAAAGTCGAAGGCACACAAGGCTCATGA